One Ahaetulla prasina isolate Xishuangbanna chromosome 1, ASM2864084v1, whole genome shotgun sequence DNA window includes the following coding sequences:
- the FBXO16 gene encoding F-box only protein 16 isoform X1 → MAFAPPKNLNGPKMQTKMSAWTPLNHQLMNYKVFEERRNLLGKWFDKWTDNQRRKVLTDFLEHCSLSQLKFCFKLLQDRVPIEALDFTTQLPRVLTLYIFSFLDPRSLFRCAQVNWHWNYLTQLDQLWIPKCLRFGWYINFSPTPFEQGIWKKHYIKKTEEFQVSRSKTPSRNDFVVVDVQPITKDVPEIKQSLLSVLESASLSRRKINKGKSDLPPWRSSDKHPTDIIRYNYLDNFDPIEQARQARRKGGGLTPDLSQSVFQKKRKPGSGTYKLRKAKSLHPNSELSRTPDCGNQMSLSAELDSEVTVRPSWAQHQPNSYPLTKSTAKMIAQSARWNAEIRPAPARGPIPKLSEKGKKAFTRTSRSSPTSPLFESLPWEVPSSSYVSDAEQEAEEKRTSASLLT, encoded by the exons ATGGCATTTGCACCTCCCAAAAACCTGAATGGGCCCAAGATGCAAACAAAGATGAGTGCCTGGACACCACTGAATCATCAGCTCATGAATTATAAG gtatttgaagaaagaagaaacttgttGGGGAAATGG TTTGACAAGTGGACAGACAATCAAAGGCGAAAAGTCCTGACAGACTTCTTGGAGCATTGCTCCCTTTCACAGCTGAAATTCTGTTTCAAACTGCTCCAGGATCGAGTGCCAATTGAAGCACTGGATTTCACCACCCAGCTTCCCCGAGTGTTAACTTTGTACATCTTTTCTTTCCTGGATCCTCGAAGTCTCTTCCGATGTGCCCAG GTAAATTGGCACTGGAACTACTTAACCCAGCTTGATCAACTCTGGATACCAAAATGTCTGCGTTTTGGATGGTACATCAATTTCTCTCCAACTCCATTTGAGCAAGGAATCTGGAAGAAACACTATATTAAGAAGACAGAAGAATTTCAAGTATCCAGATCTAAG ACCCCATCAAGAAATGATTTTGTGGTGGTTGATGTTCAGCCAATAACAAAAGATGTCCCAGAAATAAAACAGTCCTTGTTGTCAGTCCTCGAATCAGCATCTCTGTCAAGAAGAAAGATAAACAAAGGAAAGAGCGATCTCCCACCTTGGCGTTCATCAGATAAGCATCCAACAGATATCATTCGTTACAACTATTTGGATAACTTTGATCCCATTGAGCAGGCAAGGCAGGC tagaagaaaaggaggaggtctCACCCCAGACCTCAGTCAGTCAGTTTTTCAGAAAAAGAGGAAACCAGGCAGTGGAACGTACAAACTCAGAAAAGCAAAGTCTCTG CATCCTAACAGTGAATTATCAAGAACACCAGATTGTGGGAATCAG ATGTCCCTCTCAGCAGAACTTGACTCAGAAGTGACAGTTCGCCCAAGCTGGGCTCAGCATCAGCCAAACAGCTACCCTCTGACTAAATCAACAGCTAAAATGATTGCTCAGAGTGCTCGGTGGAATGCTGAAATACGTCCTGCACCTGCTCGAGGGCCCATCCCAAAACTGagtgagaaaggaaagaaagcctTTACCCGAACTAGCAGAAGCTCACCAA CATCACCACTGTTTGAAAGTCTACCCTGGGAAGTTCCATCATCCAGCTATGTATCTGATGCAgagcaagaagctgaagaaaagagAACCTCGGCATCACTACTGACTTAG
- the FBXO16 gene encoding F-box only protein 16 isoform X2 encodes MAFAPPKNLNGPKMQTKMSAWTPLNHQLMNYKVFEERRNLLGKWFDKWTDNQRRKVLTDFLEHCSLSQLKFCFKLLQDRVPIEALDFTTQLPRVLTLYIFSFLDPRSLFRCAQVNWHWNYLTQLDQLWIPKCLRFGWYINFSPTPFEQGIWKKHYIKKTEEFQVSRSKTPSRNDFVVVDVQPITKDVPEIKQSLLSVLESASLSRRKINKGKSDLPPWRSSDKHPTDIIRYNYLDNFDPIEQARQARRKGGGLTPDLSQSVFQKKRKPGSGTYKLRKAKSLMSLSAELDSEVTVRPSWAQHQPNSYPLTKSTAKMIAQSARWNAEIRPAPARGPIPKLSEKGKKAFTRTSRSSPTSPLFESLPWEVPSSSYVSDAEQEAEEKRTSASLLT; translated from the exons ATGGCATTTGCACCTCCCAAAAACCTGAATGGGCCCAAGATGCAAACAAAGATGAGTGCCTGGACACCACTGAATCATCAGCTCATGAATTATAAG gtatttgaagaaagaagaaacttgttGGGGAAATGG TTTGACAAGTGGACAGACAATCAAAGGCGAAAAGTCCTGACAGACTTCTTGGAGCATTGCTCCCTTTCACAGCTGAAATTCTGTTTCAAACTGCTCCAGGATCGAGTGCCAATTGAAGCACTGGATTTCACCACCCAGCTTCCCCGAGTGTTAACTTTGTACATCTTTTCTTTCCTGGATCCTCGAAGTCTCTTCCGATGTGCCCAG GTAAATTGGCACTGGAACTACTTAACCCAGCTTGATCAACTCTGGATACCAAAATGTCTGCGTTTTGGATGGTACATCAATTTCTCTCCAACTCCATTTGAGCAAGGAATCTGGAAGAAACACTATATTAAGAAGACAGAAGAATTTCAAGTATCCAGATCTAAG ACCCCATCAAGAAATGATTTTGTGGTGGTTGATGTTCAGCCAATAACAAAAGATGTCCCAGAAATAAAACAGTCCTTGTTGTCAGTCCTCGAATCAGCATCTCTGTCAAGAAGAAAGATAAACAAAGGAAAGAGCGATCTCCCACCTTGGCGTTCATCAGATAAGCATCCAACAGATATCATTCGTTACAACTATTTGGATAACTTTGATCCCATTGAGCAGGCAAGGCAGGC tagaagaaaaggaggaggtctCACCCCAGACCTCAGTCAGTCAGTTTTTCAGAAAAAGAGGAAACCAGGCAGTGGAACGTACAAACTCAGAAAAGCAAAGTCTCTG ATGTCCCTCTCAGCAGAACTTGACTCAGAAGTGACAGTTCGCCCAAGCTGGGCTCAGCATCAGCCAAACAGCTACCCTCTGACTAAATCAACAGCTAAAATGATTGCTCAGAGTGCTCGGTGGAATGCTGAAATACGTCCTGCACCTGCTCGAGGGCCCATCCCAAAACTGagtgagaaaggaaagaaagcctTTACCCGAACTAGCAGAAGCTCACCAA CATCACCACTGTTTGAAAGTCTACCCTGGGAAGTTCCATCATCCAGCTATGTATCTGATGCAgagcaagaagctgaagaaaagagAACCTCGGCATCACTACTGACTTAG